A window from Catharus ustulatus isolate bCatUst1 chromosome 14, bCatUst1.pri.v2, whole genome shotgun sequence encodes these proteins:
- the RPS6KA6 gene encoding ribosomal protein S6 kinase alpha-6 isoform X3 has product MADEPMEEGEPYSYHDEGSVKEIPITHHVKEGCEKADPAQFELLKVLGQGSFGKVFLVRKIIGPDAGQLYAMKVLKKASLKVRDRVRTKMERDILVEVNHPFIVKLHYAFQTEGKLYLILDFLRGGDVFTRLSKEVMFTEEDVKFYLAELALALDHLHSLGIVYRDLKPENILLDEAGHIKLTDFGLSKESVDQEKKAYSFCGTVEYMAPEVVNRRGHNQSADWWSFGVLMFEMLTGTLPFQGKDRNETMNMILKAKLGMPQFLSPEAQSLLRMLFKRNPSNRLGAGSDGVEEIKRHPFFSTVDWNKLFRREIQPPFKPASGKPEDTFCFDPEFTAKTPKDSPGVPPSANAHQLFKGFSFVATTTVEDHKISPLTNILPIVQQLHGNSAQFTDVYELKEDIGVGSYSVCKRCIHIATNMEFAVKIIDKSKRDPSEEIEILMRYGQHPNIITLKDVYDDGRFIYLVTELMKGGELLDRILRQKFFSEREASAVLFTIAKTVDYLHCQGVVHRDLKPSNILYTDDSNNADSIRICDFGFAKQLRGENGLLLTPCYTANFVAPEVLMRQGYDAACDIWSLGVLLYTMLAGYTPFANGPNDTPEEILVRIGSGKFSLSGGNWDTVSDAAKDLLSHMLHVDPHQRYTAEQVLKHSWIACRDQLPHYQLNRQDAPHLVKGAMAATYSALNHKTFQPVLEPVAASSLAQRRSMKKLTSTDL; this is encoded by the exons ATGGCAGATGAGCCAATGGAAGAAGGTGAACCATATTCCTACCAT GATGAAGGAAGTGTGAAAGAAATTCCTATTACACATCATGTGAAAGAAGGATGTGAGAAAGCAGATCCAGCACAATTTGAGCTACTTAAGGTTCTTGGACAGGGATCATTTGGAAAG GTCTTCCTCGTGAGGAAGATAATTGGGCCTGATGCTGGGCAGCTTTATGCAATGAAAGTGTTGAAAAAAGCTTCTTTAAAAG TTCGGGACAGAGTCCGTACCAAGATGGAGCGGGACATCCTGGTGGAAGTGAATCACCCGTTCATCGTCAAACTGCACTATG cCTTTCAGACTGAAGGGAAGCTCTATTTAATATTGGATTTTCTCAGGGGAGGAGATGTATTCACACGATTATCCAAAGAG GTTATGTTTACAGAGGAAGATGTGAAATTCTACCTCGCAGAACTGGCCCTTGCTTTGGATCACCTTCACAGCTTGGGAATTGTGTACAGGGACCTGAAGCCagaaaa cattttgctTGATGAAGCAGGACATATCAAATTAACAG ACTTTGGACTCAGCAAGGAATCAGTAGACCAAGAGAAGAAGGCCTATTCTTTCTGTGGTACTGTAGAGTACATGGCTCCAGAAGTGGTAAACAGGCGAGGGCACAACCAGAGTGCAGACTGGTGGTCCTTTGGGGTCCTCATG TTTGAAATGCTTACTGGTACCCTGCCATTTCAAGGTAAAGATCGAAATGAGACTATGAATATGATTCTGAA aGCAAAGCTGGGGATGCCTCAGTTCCTCAGCCCTGAAGCACAAAGTCTCTTGAGGATGTTGTTTAAAAGGAACCCATCAAATAGATTAG GAGCTGGTTCAGATGGAGTTGAAGAAATCAAGAgacatccttttttttctactgttgACTGGAAT AAACTGTTCAGAAGAGAAATTCAGCCTCCATTCAAACCTGCCTCTGGAAAACCAGAAGATACTTTCTGTTTTGATCCAGAATTTACAGCAAAAACACCAAAAG ATTCTCCAGGGGTCCCACCCAGTGCAAATGCCCACCAGCTCTTCAAGGGATTTAGTTTTGTTGCAACTACTACTGTAGAAGACCATAAAATATCACCCCTCACCAATATCCTGCCCATAGTCCAG cagcttcATGGAAACAGTGCACAGTTCACTGATGTCTATGAGCTGAAGGAAGATATTGGTGTGGGCTCTTACTCAGTTTGCAAGAGATGTATCCACATAGCTACAAACATGGAGTTTGCTGTGAAG ATAATTGATAAAAGCAAAAGGGATCCCTCAGAAGAAATTGAGATTCTCATGCGTTATGGGCAACATCCAAATATTATTACTTTAAAGGAT GTGTATGATGATGGCAGATTCATCTACCTGGTCACAGAGCTGATGAAGGGAGGGGAGCTGCTGGACCGGATCCTGCGGCAGAAATTCTTCTCGGAGCGGGAGGCCAGCGCTGTGCTCTTCACCATCGCCAAGACCGTGGACTACCTGCACTGCCAGGGG GTGGTGCACAGAGACCTTAAACCCAGTAATATTTTATACACTGATGATTCAAACAATGCTGATTCCATCAGGATTTGTGATTTTGGATTTGCAAAACAACTTCGAGGAGAAAATGGACTGCTTCTAACTCCCTGCTACACTGCAAACTTTGTGGCACCAGAG GTTCTCATGAGACAGGGATATGATGCTGCTTGTGACATATGGAGCTTGGGAGTTCTCCTTTACACAATGCTGGCAGG CTATACTCCATTTGCTAATGGTCCCAATGATACTCCTGAGGAGATCCTAGTGCGGATAGGCAGTGGAAAATTCTCTCTAAGTGGAGGCAACTGGGACACTGTTTCAGATGCAGCAAAG GACTTGTTGTCACACATGCTGCACGTGGATCCCCACCAGCGGTACACGGCCGAGCAGGTGCTGAAGCATTCCTGGATTGCCTGTAGGGACCAGCTGCCTCATTATCAGCTCAACAGGCAAGATGCCCCACATCTAGTAAAG GGAGCCATGGCTGCTACATATTCTGCACTGAATCACAAGACATTTCAGCCAGTGCTGGAGCCCGTGGCAGCCTCCAGTTTAGCTCAGCGAAGGAGCATGAAAAAGCTCACATCCACAGACTTATAG
- the RPS6KA6 gene encoding ribosomal protein S6 kinase alpha-6 isoform X1 yields MVPCAPLDDEPQPCHKMELYVSGAELNGLKMADEPMEEGEPYSYHDEGSVKEIPITHHVKEGCEKADPAQFELLKVLGQGSFGKVFLVRKIIGPDAGQLYAMKVLKKASLKVRDRVRTKMERDILVEVNHPFIVKLHYAFQTEGKLYLILDFLRGGDVFTRLSKEVMFTEEDVKFYLAELALALDHLHSLGIVYRDLKPENILLDEAGHIKLTDFGLSKESVDQEKKAYSFCGTVEYMAPEVVNRRGHNQSADWWSFGVLMFEMLTGTLPFQGKDRNETMNMILKAKLGMPQFLSPEAQSLLRMLFKRNPSNRLGAGSDGVEEIKRHPFFSTVDWNKLFRREIQPPFKPASGKPEDTFCFDPEFTAKTPKDSPGVPPSANAHQLFKGFSFVATTTVEDHKISPLTNILPIVQQLHGNSAQFTDVYELKEDIGVGSYSVCKRCIHIATNMEFAVKIIDKSKRDPSEEIEILMRYGQHPNIITLKDVYDDGRFIYLVTELMKGGELLDRILRQKFFSEREASAVLFTIAKTVDYLHCQGVVHRDLKPSNILYTDDSNNADSIRICDFGFAKQLRGENGLLLTPCYTANFVAPEVLMRQGYDAACDIWSLGVLLYTMLAGYTPFANGPNDTPEEILVRIGSGKFSLSGGNWDTVSDAAKDLLSHMLHVDPHQRYTAEQVLKHSWIACRDQLPHYQLNRQDAPHLVKGAMAATYSALNHKTFQPVLEPVAASSLAQRRSMKKLTSTDL; encoded by the exons CTAAATGGCCTTAAAATGGCAGATGAGCCAATGGAAGAAGGTGAACCATATTCCTACCAT GATGAAGGAAGTGTGAAAGAAATTCCTATTACACATCATGTGAAAGAAGGATGTGAGAAAGCAGATCCAGCACAATTTGAGCTACTTAAGGTTCTTGGACAGGGATCATTTGGAAAG GTCTTCCTCGTGAGGAAGATAATTGGGCCTGATGCTGGGCAGCTTTATGCAATGAAAGTGTTGAAAAAAGCTTCTTTAAAAG TTCGGGACAGAGTCCGTACCAAGATGGAGCGGGACATCCTGGTGGAAGTGAATCACCCGTTCATCGTCAAACTGCACTATG cCTTTCAGACTGAAGGGAAGCTCTATTTAATATTGGATTTTCTCAGGGGAGGAGATGTATTCACACGATTATCCAAAGAG GTTATGTTTACAGAGGAAGATGTGAAATTCTACCTCGCAGAACTGGCCCTTGCTTTGGATCACCTTCACAGCTTGGGAATTGTGTACAGGGACCTGAAGCCagaaaa cattttgctTGATGAAGCAGGACATATCAAATTAACAG ACTTTGGACTCAGCAAGGAATCAGTAGACCAAGAGAAGAAGGCCTATTCTTTCTGTGGTACTGTAGAGTACATGGCTCCAGAAGTGGTAAACAGGCGAGGGCACAACCAGAGTGCAGACTGGTGGTCCTTTGGGGTCCTCATG TTTGAAATGCTTACTGGTACCCTGCCATTTCAAGGTAAAGATCGAAATGAGACTATGAATATGATTCTGAA aGCAAAGCTGGGGATGCCTCAGTTCCTCAGCCCTGAAGCACAAAGTCTCTTGAGGATGTTGTTTAAAAGGAACCCATCAAATAGATTAG GAGCTGGTTCAGATGGAGTTGAAGAAATCAAGAgacatccttttttttctactgttgACTGGAAT AAACTGTTCAGAAGAGAAATTCAGCCTCCATTCAAACCTGCCTCTGGAAAACCAGAAGATACTTTCTGTTTTGATCCAGAATTTACAGCAAAAACACCAAAAG ATTCTCCAGGGGTCCCACCCAGTGCAAATGCCCACCAGCTCTTCAAGGGATTTAGTTTTGTTGCAACTACTACTGTAGAAGACCATAAAATATCACCCCTCACCAATATCCTGCCCATAGTCCAG cagcttcATGGAAACAGTGCACAGTTCACTGATGTCTATGAGCTGAAGGAAGATATTGGTGTGGGCTCTTACTCAGTTTGCAAGAGATGTATCCACATAGCTACAAACATGGAGTTTGCTGTGAAG ATAATTGATAAAAGCAAAAGGGATCCCTCAGAAGAAATTGAGATTCTCATGCGTTATGGGCAACATCCAAATATTATTACTTTAAAGGAT GTGTATGATGATGGCAGATTCATCTACCTGGTCACAGAGCTGATGAAGGGAGGGGAGCTGCTGGACCGGATCCTGCGGCAGAAATTCTTCTCGGAGCGGGAGGCCAGCGCTGTGCTCTTCACCATCGCCAAGACCGTGGACTACCTGCACTGCCAGGGG GTGGTGCACAGAGACCTTAAACCCAGTAATATTTTATACACTGATGATTCAAACAATGCTGATTCCATCAGGATTTGTGATTTTGGATTTGCAAAACAACTTCGAGGAGAAAATGGACTGCTTCTAACTCCCTGCTACACTGCAAACTTTGTGGCACCAGAG GTTCTCATGAGACAGGGATATGATGCTGCTTGTGACATATGGAGCTTGGGAGTTCTCCTTTACACAATGCTGGCAGG CTATACTCCATTTGCTAATGGTCCCAATGATACTCCTGAGGAGATCCTAGTGCGGATAGGCAGTGGAAAATTCTCTCTAAGTGGAGGCAACTGGGACACTGTTTCAGATGCAGCAAAG GACTTGTTGTCACACATGCTGCACGTGGATCCCCACCAGCGGTACACGGCCGAGCAGGTGCTGAAGCATTCCTGGATTGCCTGTAGGGACCAGCTGCCTCATTATCAGCTCAACAGGCAAGATGCCCCACATCTAGTAAAG GGAGCCATGGCTGCTACATATTCTGCACTGAATCACAAGACATTTCAGCCAGTGCTGGAGCCCGTGGCAGCCTCCAGTTTAGCTCAGCGAAGGAGCATGAAAAAGCTCACATCCACAGACTTATAG
- the RPS6KA6 gene encoding ribosomal protein S6 kinase alpha-6 isoform X2, with protein sequence MVPCAPLDDEPQPCHKMELYVSGAELNGLKMADEPMEEGEPYSYHDEGSVKEIPITHHVKEGCEKADPAQFELLKVLGQGSFGKVFLVRKIIGPDAGQLYAMKVLKKASLKVRDRVRTKMERDILVEVNHPFIVKLHYAFQTEGKLYLILDFLRGGDVFTRLSKEVMFTEEDVKFYLAELALALDHLHSLGIVYRDLKPENILLDEAGHIKLTDFGLSKESVDQEKKAYSFCGTVEYMAPEVVNRRGHNQSADWWSFGVLMFEMLTGTLPFQGKDRNETMNMILKAKLGMPQFLSPEAQSLLRMLFKRNPSNRLGAGSDGVEEIKRHPFFSTVDWNKLFRREIQPPFKPASGKPEDTFCFDPEFTAKTPKDSPGVPPSANAHQLFKGFSFVATTTVEDHKISPLTNILPIVQLHGNSAQFTDVYELKEDIGVGSYSVCKRCIHIATNMEFAVKIIDKSKRDPSEEIEILMRYGQHPNIITLKDVYDDGRFIYLVTELMKGGELLDRILRQKFFSEREASAVLFTIAKTVDYLHCQGVVHRDLKPSNILYTDDSNNADSIRICDFGFAKQLRGENGLLLTPCYTANFVAPEVLMRQGYDAACDIWSLGVLLYTMLAGYTPFANGPNDTPEEILVRIGSGKFSLSGGNWDTVSDAAKDLLSHMLHVDPHQRYTAEQVLKHSWIACRDQLPHYQLNRQDAPHLVKGAMAATYSALNHKTFQPVLEPVAASSLAQRRSMKKLTSTDL encoded by the exons CTAAATGGCCTTAAAATGGCAGATGAGCCAATGGAAGAAGGTGAACCATATTCCTACCAT GATGAAGGAAGTGTGAAAGAAATTCCTATTACACATCATGTGAAAGAAGGATGTGAGAAAGCAGATCCAGCACAATTTGAGCTACTTAAGGTTCTTGGACAGGGATCATTTGGAAAG GTCTTCCTCGTGAGGAAGATAATTGGGCCTGATGCTGGGCAGCTTTATGCAATGAAAGTGTTGAAAAAAGCTTCTTTAAAAG TTCGGGACAGAGTCCGTACCAAGATGGAGCGGGACATCCTGGTGGAAGTGAATCACCCGTTCATCGTCAAACTGCACTATG cCTTTCAGACTGAAGGGAAGCTCTATTTAATATTGGATTTTCTCAGGGGAGGAGATGTATTCACACGATTATCCAAAGAG GTTATGTTTACAGAGGAAGATGTGAAATTCTACCTCGCAGAACTGGCCCTTGCTTTGGATCACCTTCACAGCTTGGGAATTGTGTACAGGGACCTGAAGCCagaaaa cattttgctTGATGAAGCAGGACATATCAAATTAACAG ACTTTGGACTCAGCAAGGAATCAGTAGACCAAGAGAAGAAGGCCTATTCTTTCTGTGGTACTGTAGAGTACATGGCTCCAGAAGTGGTAAACAGGCGAGGGCACAACCAGAGTGCAGACTGGTGGTCCTTTGGGGTCCTCATG TTTGAAATGCTTACTGGTACCCTGCCATTTCAAGGTAAAGATCGAAATGAGACTATGAATATGATTCTGAA aGCAAAGCTGGGGATGCCTCAGTTCCTCAGCCCTGAAGCACAAAGTCTCTTGAGGATGTTGTTTAAAAGGAACCCATCAAATAGATTAG GAGCTGGTTCAGATGGAGTTGAAGAAATCAAGAgacatccttttttttctactgttgACTGGAAT AAACTGTTCAGAAGAGAAATTCAGCCTCCATTCAAACCTGCCTCTGGAAAACCAGAAGATACTTTCTGTTTTGATCCAGAATTTACAGCAAAAACACCAAAAG ATTCTCCAGGGGTCCCACCCAGTGCAAATGCCCACCAGCTCTTCAAGGGATTTAGTTTTGTTGCAACTACTACTGTAGAAGACCATAAAATATCACCCCTCACCAATATCCTGCCCATAGTCCAG cttcATGGAAACAGTGCACAGTTCACTGATGTCTATGAGCTGAAGGAAGATATTGGTGTGGGCTCTTACTCAGTTTGCAAGAGATGTATCCACATAGCTACAAACATGGAGTTTGCTGTGAAG ATAATTGATAAAAGCAAAAGGGATCCCTCAGAAGAAATTGAGATTCTCATGCGTTATGGGCAACATCCAAATATTATTACTTTAAAGGAT GTGTATGATGATGGCAGATTCATCTACCTGGTCACAGAGCTGATGAAGGGAGGGGAGCTGCTGGACCGGATCCTGCGGCAGAAATTCTTCTCGGAGCGGGAGGCCAGCGCTGTGCTCTTCACCATCGCCAAGACCGTGGACTACCTGCACTGCCAGGGG GTGGTGCACAGAGACCTTAAACCCAGTAATATTTTATACACTGATGATTCAAACAATGCTGATTCCATCAGGATTTGTGATTTTGGATTTGCAAAACAACTTCGAGGAGAAAATGGACTGCTTCTAACTCCCTGCTACACTGCAAACTTTGTGGCACCAGAG GTTCTCATGAGACAGGGATATGATGCTGCTTGTGACATATGGAGCTTGGGAGTTCTCCTTTACACAATGCTGGCAGG CTATACTCCATTTGCTAATGGTCCCAATGATACTCCTGAGGAGATCCTAGTGCGGATAGGCAGTGGAAAATTCTCTCTAAGTGGAGGCAACTGGGACACTGTTTCAGATGCAGCAAAG GACTTGTTGTCACACATGCTGCACGTGGATCCCCACCAGCGGTACACGGCCGAGCAGGTGCTGAAGCATTCCTGGATTGCCTGTAGGGACCAGCTGCCTCATTATCAGCTCAACAGGCAAGATGCCCCACATCTAGTAAAG GGAGCCATGGCTGCTACATATTCTGCACTGAATCACAAGACATTTCAGCCAGTGCTGGAGCCCGTGGCAGCCTCCAGTTTAGCTCAGCGAAGGAGCATGAAAAAGCTCACATCCACAGACTTATAG